The Caretta caretta isolate rCarCar2 chromosome 15, rCarCar1.hap1, whole genome shotgun sequence genome window below encodes:
- the KCTD10 gene encoding BTB/POZ domain-containing adapter for CUL3-mediated RhoA degradation protein 3 isoform X2, which produces MEEMSGESVVSSAVPAAATRTTSFKGTSPSSKYVKLNIGGALYYTTMQTLTKQDTMLKAMFSGRMEVLTDSEGWILIDRCGKHFGTILNYLRDGAVPLPESRREIEELLAEAKYYLVQGLVDECQAALQNKDAYEPFCKVPVITSSKEEQKLIATSNKPAVKLLYNRSNNKYSYTSNSDDNMLKNIELFDKLSLRFNGRVLFIKDVIGDEICCWSFYGQGRKIAEVCCTSIVYATEKKQTKVEFPEARIYEETLNILLYEAQDGRGPDNALLEATGGAAGRSHHLEEDEERERIERVRRIHIKRPDDRAHLHQ; this is translated from the exons ATG GAAGAGATGTCAGGAGAAagcgtggtgagctcagcagtGCCGGCAGCTGCGACTCGCACCACCTCCTTCAAAGGGACCAGCCCGAGCTCCAAGTATGTCAAGCTGAACATTGGTGGCGCTCTCTACTACACCACAATGCAGACCCTGACCAAGCAGGACACCATGCTTAAGGCCATGTTCAGTGGCCGCATGGAGGTTCTCACCGACAGCGAAG GCTGGATTTTGATCGACCGCTGTGGCAAACACTTCGGGACAATATTAAATTACCTGCGTGATGGGGCTGTGCCTCTTCCCGAGAGCCGGAGAGAGATTGAAGAGCTGCTGGCCGAGGCAAAGTATTACCTGGTTCAGGGTCTTGTGGATGAGTGCCAGGCAGCTCTACAG AACAAAGATGCATACGAGCCATTCTGCAAAGTACCAGTCATCACTTCTTCTAAGGAAGAGCAAAAACTTATAGCAACATCCAATAAG CCAGCAGTAAAGTTGCTGTATAACAGAAGTAATAACAAATATTCCTACACCAG TAATTCTGATGACAACATGCTGAAGAACATCGAGCTGTTTGATAAGCTGTCACTGCGGTTTAACGGGAGAGTCCTCTTTATTAAGGATGTGATAGGAGATGAGATTTGCTGCTGGTCTTTCTATGGACAGGGGCGTAAGATTGCTGAGGTCTGCTGCACCTCCATTGTCTACGCTACTGAGAAGAAACAGACAAAG GTGGAGTTCCCAGAAGCCCGAATTTATGAAGAGACACTGAACATTTTGCTTTACGAGGCTCAGGATGGACGAGGACCTGACAACGCGCTTCTGGAGGCTACGGGAGGGGCAGCAGGCCGCTCTCATCACCTGGAGGAGGACGAGGAGCGGGAGCGCATTGAACGTGTGCGAAGGATTCATATTAAGCGTCCAGATGACAGGGCGCATCTTCATCAGTGA
- the KCTD10 gene encoding BTB/POZ domain-containing adapter for CUL3-mediated RhoA degradation protein 3 isoform X1: MEEMSGESVVSSAVPAAATRTTSFKGTSPSSKYVKLNIGGALYYTTMQTLTKQDTMLKAMFSGRMEVLTDSEGWILIDRCGKHFGTILNYLRDGAVPLPESRREIEELLAEAKYYLVQGLVDECQAALQQNKDAYEPFCKVPVITSSKEEQKLIATSNKPAVKLLYNRSNNKYSYTSNSDDNMLKNIELFDKLSLRFNGRVLFIKDVIGDEICCWSFYGQGRKIAEVCCTSIVYATEKKQTKVEFPEARIYEETLNILLYEAQDGRGPDNALLEATGGAAGRSHHLEEDEERERIERVRRIHIKRPDDRAHLHQ; this comes from the exons ATG GAAGAGATGTCAGGAGAAagcgtggtgagctcagcagtGCCGGCAGCTGCGACTCGCACCACCTCCTTCAAAGGGACCAGCCCGAGCTCCAAGTATGTCAAGCTGAACATTGGTGGCGCTCTCTACTACACCACAATGCAGACCCTGACCAAGCAGGACACCATGCTTAAGGCCATGTTCAGTGGCCGCATGGAGGTTCTCACCGACAGCGAAG GCTGGATTTTGATCGACCGCTGTGGCAAACACTTCGGGACAATATTAAATTACCTGCGTGATGGGGCTGTGCCTCTTCCCGAGAGCCGGAGAGAGATTGAAGAGCTGCTGGCCGAGGCAAAGTATTACCTGGTTCAGGGTCTTGTGGATGAGTGCCAGGCAGCTCTACAG CAGAACAAAGATGCATACGAGCCATTCTGCAAAGTACCAGTCATCACTTCTTCTAAGGAAGAGCAAAAACTTATAGCAACATCCAATAAG CCAGCAGTAAAGTTGCTGTATAACAGAAGTAATAACAAATATTCCTACACCAG TAATTCTGATGACAACATGCTGAAGAACATCGAGCTGTTTGATAAGCTGTCACTGCGGTTTAACGGGAGAGTCCTCTTTATTAAGGATGTGATAGGAGATGAGATTTGCTGCTGGTCTTTCTATGGACAGGGGCGTAAGATTGCTGAGGTCTGCTGCACCTCCATTGTCTACGCTACTGAGAAGAAACAGACAAAG GTGGAGTTCCCAGAAGCCCGAATTTATGAAGAGACACTGAACATTTTGCTTTACGAGGCTCAGGATGGACGAGGACCTGACAACGCGCTTCTGGAGGCTACGGGAGGGGCAGCAGGCCGCTCTCATCACCTGGAGGAGGACGAGGAGCGGGAGCGCATTGAACGTGTGCGAAGGATTCATATTAAGCGTCCAGATGACAGGGCGCATCTTCATCAGTGA